In the genome of Monodelphis domestica isolate mMonDom1 chromosome 2, mMonDom1.pri, whole genome shotgun sequence, one region contains:
- the PTCH2 gene encoding protein patched homolog 2 has translation MAPGELLTSGPAAPSQGRAPLWLRAHVGSLLFGLGCAIQRHCGKVLFVGLLAFGALALGLRGAAVETDLERLWVEVGSRVSQELRYTKEKLGEEAVYTSQTLIQTARHASENILTPEALGLHLQATLAASKVQVSLYGKSWDLNKICYKAGVPVIENGMIERMIEKLFPCVILTPLDCFWEGAKLQGGSAYLPGRPDIQWTNLDPEQLLEELGPFASLEGFRELLDKAQVGQAYVGRPCLHPDDPHCPASAPNHHSRQVPDVARELSGGCHGFSRKFMHWQEELLLGSPVRSPQGRLLSAEALQSTFLLMSPRQLYDHYRGDYETHDISWSEAQASAVLQAWQRRFVELAQQSVPQNASQQIHAFSATTLDDLLRSFSDISAVRVAGGYLLMLAYACVTMLRWDCSKSQGAVGLAGVLLVALSVASGLGLCSLLGMTFNAATTQVLPFLALGIGVDDMFLLAHAFTEAPPGTPLQERTGECLQRMGTSVVLTSVNNLVAFFMAALVPIPALRAFSLQAAVVVSCNFTAVLLIFPAILSLDLHRRHRQRLDVLCCFSSPCSSRVIQIQPPELGESQMARGGAHLTTTVQAFARCDTAGQHVVTILPPTTHLAPLPTEPLGSQLFGPVGSTRDLLGQVAGPGRGQVCRPLPCARWNLSRFARCQYAPLLLQPRTKGLVLVLFGALLGLSLYGATWVQDGLTLTDVVPRGTKEYDFLAAQIKYFSLYEVALVTQGGFDYARSQRALLDLHSRFSALKSVLAPQPPRSWLHRYSAWLQGIQAAFDQDWAAGRITRHSCRNGSEDGALAYRLLIQTGDAKEPLDYSQLDKRKLVDAEGLVLPELFYVGLTVWVSRDPLGLAASQANFYPPPPEWLHDKYDSAGESLHIPAAQPLEFAQFPFLLSGLRQTADFVEAIEGARAACAEAGRAGIWAYPSGSPFLFWEQYLGLRRCFLLAICVLLACTFVVCALLLLSPWTAGLIVLVLAMMTVELFGIMGFLGIKLSAIPVVILVASVGIGVEFTAHVALGFLTATGSRDARSAQALEHMFAPVMDGAVSTLLGLLMLAGSDFDFIVRYFFVVLTVLTGLGLLHGLVLLPVLLSILGPPAQVSLPKGGSRQPCPDPGSLPLGPAHFFLGPSPGFRAPERGAGDASSTFILPPARSHILVEAGKDPSFPTITVVQTYKDSPPGPGLPPLTASGGAEARWGPHASPGAFTTLTASVTVALHPPPLPGSYVQEVSEEPKGPGARC, from the exons TGGGCAGCAGGGTGAGCCAGGAGCTGCGCTACACGAAGGAGAAACTTGGGGAAGAGGCCGTGTACACGTCACAGACCCTAATCCAAACTGCCCGCCATGCCAGCGAGAACATCCTCACCCCTGAGGCTCTGGGTCTCCATCTGCAGGCCACCCTGGCAGCCAGCAAAGTACAAGTGTCCCTCTATGGAAA GtcctgggatttgaacaaaatctGCTACAAGGCAGGGGTCCCTGTCATTGAGAATGGGATGATTGAGAGG ATGATTGAGAAACTCTTTCCCTGCGTGATCCTCACCCCGCTGGACTGCTTTTGGGAGGGAGCCAAGCTGCAGGGGGGCTCTGCATATCTACC GGGCCGGCCTGATATTCAGTGGACCAACCTGGACCCAGAGCAGCTCCTGGAAGAACTAGGCCCCTTTGCCTCCCTTGAGGGCTTCCGTGAGCTGCTGGACAAGGCCCAGGTGGGCCAGGCCTACGTGGGACGGCCCTGCCTGCACCCTGacgacccccattgcccagccagTGCCCCCAATCACCACAGCAGAcag GTCCCAGACGTTGCCCGAGAGCTGAGTGGCGGCTGCCATGGCTTCTCACGAAAGTTTATGCACTGGCAGGAGGAGCTGCTGCTGGGCAGCCCGGTGAGGAGCCCTCAGGGCCGGCTGCTCAG TGCGGAAGCCCTACAGAGTACCTTCCTGCTCATGAGTCCGCGGCAGCTGTACGACCACTACCGAGGAGACTATGAGACCCACGACATCAGCTGGAGCGAGGCCCAGGCTAGTGCTGTGCTCCAGGCCTGGCAGAGGCGCTTTGTGGAG CTGGCACAGCAGTCAGTGCCCCAGAATGCATCTCAGCAGATCCACGCCTTCTCCGCCACCACCCTGGATGACCTCTTGCGCTCCTTCTCAGACATCAGTGCAGTCCGTGTGGCTGGGGGCTACCTCCTCATG cTGGCCTATGCGTGTGTGACTATGCTGCGCTGGGACTGCTCCAAGTCCCAGGGGGCCGTGGGCCTGGCTGGAGTCCTGCTGGTTGCACTATCTGTGGCCTCAGGCCTCGGCCTCTGCTCTCTGCTGGGCATGACCTTCAATGCTGCTACGACTCAG GTGCTTCCATTCCTGGCACTGGGCATCGGTGTGGACGATATGTTTCTGCTGGCCCACGCTTTCACCGAGGCCCCGCCGGGCACCCCCTTGCAG GAGCGGACAGGCGAGTGCCTGCAGCGCATGGGCACCAGTGTGGTGCTCACTTCCGTCAACAACCTGGTGGCCTTCTTCATGGCTGCGCTGGTCCCCATCCCCGCCCTTCGGGCCTTCTCCCTACAG GCTGCTGTGGTGGTCAGCTGTAATTTCACGGCCGTTCTGCTCATCTTTCCGGCCATCCTCAGCCTGGATCTGCACCGGCGCCATCGGCAGCGGCTGGACGTGCTCTGCTGCTTCTCCAG CCCCTGCTCGTCTCGCGTGATTCAGATCCAGCCCCCAGAGCTGGGCGAGAGCCAGATGGCCAGAGGGGGGGCTCACCTCACGACGACGGTCCAGGCCTTCGCCCGCTGTGATACTGCAGGCCAGCATGTGGTCACCATCCTGCCCCCCACGACTCACCTGGCCCCTCTGCCCACCGAGCCCCTGGGCTCCCAGCTCTTTGGCCCCGTGGGTTCGACCAGAGACCTGCTGGGCCAGGTGGCTGGGCCAGGACGGGGCCAGGTGTGCCGGCCACTCCCTTGTGCCCGCTGGAACCTATCTCGATTTGCCCGCTGTCAGTACGCCCCCCTGCTGCTCCAGCCGCGAACCAAG GGCCTGGTTCTAGTGCTCTTTGGGGCCCTGCTGGGTTTGAGCCTGTACGGAGCCACCTGGGTCCAGGACGGGCTGACCCTGACGGACGTGGTGCCCCGGGGCACCAAGGAGTACGACTTCCTGGCCGCCCAGATCAAGTACTTCTCCCTGTATGAGGTGGCGCTCGTGACCCAGGGGGGCTTCGACTATGCCCGCTCTCAGCGGGCCCTGCTGGACCTACACAGCCGCTTCAGCGCCCTCAAGTCCGTGCTGGCGCCGCAGCCTCCGCGGAGCTGGCTCCATCGCTACAGTGCCTGGCTCCAGG GGATCCAGGCCGCCTTTGACCAAGACTGGGCAGCTGGCCGCATCACACGCCACTCGTGCCGCAACGGTTCTGAGGATGGAGCCCTGGCCTACAGGCTGCTGATCCAGACAGGAGATGCCAAGGAGCCCCTGGACTACAGCCAG CTGGACAAGCGGAAGCTTGTGGATGCAGAAGGACTCGTCCTACCTGAGCTCTTCTACGTTGGGCTGACCGTGTGGGTGAGCAGAGACCCCCTGGGCCTGGCTGCCTCCCAGGCCAACTTCTATCCCCCTCCCCCCGAGTGGCTCCACGACAAATACGACAGCGCGGGCGAGAGCCTACACA TCCCTGCGGCCCAGCCCCTGGAGTTTGCCCAATTCCCCTTCCTGCTGAGCGGACTCCGACAGACTGCGGACTTTGTGGAGGCCATCGAGGGGGCCCGGGCCGCCTGTGCCGAGGCAGGCCGGGCGGGGATATGGGCCTACCCCAGCggctccccctttctcttctggGAACAGTACCTGGGCCTCCGGCGCTGCTTCCTGCTGGCCATCTGCGTGCTGCTGGCCTGCACCTTCGTGGTCTGTGCCTTGCTCCTGCTCAGCCCCTGGACAGCTGGCCTCATT GTGCTGGTGCTGGCCATGATGACCGTGGAACTGTTTGGCATCATGGGCTTCCTGGGCATCAAGCTGAGCGCCATCCCTGTGGTGATCCTCGTGGCCTCCGTGGGCATCGGTGTCGAGTTCACGGCTCACGTGGCTCTG ggCTTTCTGACCGCCACGGGCAGCCGGGATGCGCGCTCGGCGCAGGCCTTGGAGCACATGTTCGCCCCCGTGATGGACGGGGCTGTATCCACGCTGCTGGGGCTGCTCATGCTGGCCGGCTCCGACTTCGATTTCATCGTCAG GTACTTCTTTGTGGTGCTGACGGTTCTGACGGGCCTGGGACTACTCCATGGACTCGTCCTGCTGCCCGTGCTTCTGTCCATCCTGGGGCCCCCCGCCCAG GTGTCTCTGCCCAAAGGAGGCAGCCGCCAGCCCTGCCCCGACCCGGGGTCCCTGCCTCTCGGTCCTGCTCACTTCTTCCTGGGCCCGAGCCCAGGCTTCAGGGCGCCCGAGAGGGGGGCAGGGGATGCCTCGAGCACCTTCATCCTGCCCCCAGCCCGCTCCCACATCCTGGTGGAGGCCGGCAAGGACCCCAGCTTCCCAACCATCACG GTGGTCCAGACCTACAAGGACAGCCCTCCTGGCCCTGGCCTCCCCCCCCTCACGGCCTCCGGGGGGGCCGAGGCCCGCTGGGGGCCTCACGCGAGCCCCGGCGCCTTCACCACCCTGACGGCCTCAGTCACGGTGGCCCTGCACCCGCCCCCGCTGCCGGGCAGCTACGTCCAGGAGGTCTCTGAGGAGCCCAAGGGCCCCGGCGCCCGCTGCTAG